GGTCAGGTCTTGCGTGTCGCTTCCTCAGCGCGACATTTGGCCCGACTGCTCTCTTTCCCTAATAAGGCTCACGCTTAAGACTCCTCCCCCCAAACGTGGCGCGGCGACACAATGCCACCGCTCTTTTTTTAAGCCTCAGGCGGTCTCGGTGGCACTCGGGGTGGAGGGAGGGGCCGTGCCGTAGGAGCAAGAGGAGCCCCCTCCTCTTCTTCTCAGAAACCAAACACCTCAGACAGGAATTATTTAAAAATAGAGCTCATCTGTGCAGGGGCGTGTTCACTTTTTCCTACAAACACCCTTATCCTTGGCTCCTGTGTTGCACACCGCATAGCGAGGCTCCTTGTCGTGCATCCTTAGGTGTCCCACTCGGCGGTCTGTGACCTTTGACACCAGACTGTTTTTCCTCCAATCTGAGTCCGCTGTCAATATTTAACAAAAGTATGTATGATTTAAAGAGTGAGTGTCACCCTCTGTTCTGAATGGGTGGGACGATCTCATGCTGCCGTGTGGACTCAGTACCATGGAGAGCGCTGCTAATGCTGAACGCCATTGTTTCATTTTATTAAATGATCAAGCTGGACATATCGCTCACATACTTTCTAATTGAGTACAAAATGACTTATTCGGTGCAATCTGCTGTTTGGGTTATTTTACCATAACAAGAAGAGACATCTCCCCAAGTAAACAAAAAGGTGTAAATGATCTGGCTGGGCTTTGGGGCCCCTCTAAAAGTAGTCACTCAGCAGCCCAGGTTTAATTTATTGTCACCATCAGAGTCTCGCGCTGCAAACCGAGGCAAAGTAAACACACGAAAAGACTTTTGCAGCTTctgatgtattttttaaaaatggtttcAAATCTTGAAACTCAATGTCTTATATCCCAAAAATAGCCCTATTCCCTTCTAAAGGCCTGCAAGCAGCTACAGCCCGAAGAAAGTTAAAGATGCCCCCCGTGTGTCATCGGAGCCGCCTCATTTGCATGTGTGACATCACGGGCCTAGAATATTTAAGAGGGCGCCCCGACCCACGCTCAGGACCACTCTGTCTCGGGACTTTGGCCTCTTCTTTCCTTTCCGCTCCTGCAGCTGCGACCCTCCAACATGGTGTGTACTCACTTGTGTGGTGGATCTTTTAAGGGTGGGGGCGGCAGTACCAGTGGAGTTACTTTTGGGGTTTTTTGATTTGGATACCATGTTGGGAGAAAGGTTGACTGCTTTGATTGTAACACCTGATTATGATTTCCCTAATATCAACACCCAAGTTTAAAGCGATACATTTCAACTTTGTGGTCTTATTGTTCCATCTTTCTAAAGCGCACACAATGCTGTCTTTCTCTGTGTGACTTTGTGTGCATTTTCGTCTTGCAGACCGAGTTCACGGCGGATCAGATTGAGGGTAAGTGAGGAATTCCATCCCCAAAGTCCTGTTTATTGTTCAGTTGTGGCGGCGGCGCCGACACTTTAGCTCACGCTGACAGTCGCCCTCTGCCCGACGTGCCCAGTTGTCTGGGGGGAATGTGACTTATGTCTATTCTGAGCCCCCCGCTGCCTTGCCCTGTTGCTCTCCTGGGGGGGGTCAAGGTTTAGTACCCGCACCTTTTTGGAAGGAGGTCGCCTTACAGGCAAAAATCCAAACTGCGACCAGCCACATGTTACATTTAATATCATGTGTTGGAAACAAAATGGGCATGTTTAGCCCTCAGATTAGTTACCAGCATCCCGGTCAGCATTTTTAAGTTTAACACGAGCGTTGCCGTGCCTCTATATGGCGATGGGGTGTCGGGGGGGTATCAGCTTGCACCCCCTCCCCCGTGGGGGCGCAATGGGAGACGGGCCGGGCTTGGTGCTTCTACTACAGCTGTTGCCACCCTTGCAAGTTGACTACATAAAAGCGGTGGCATGTACAAAAATAGGTCACCTTTGCCGTCTTACTATTTAATGCACGTGGCAACAATCAGTgagcactgcaaaaagtgaaatctaagtaagatgaaatatctcagataagggtgatatttgcttattttctgtctgataagatagttcttctcactaagcagattttatgttaaagtcttttacttgttttaagggttttggtcctaaatgatctcagtaagatattacagcttgttgctgagatttgatgacttatattgagtaaaacatgcttggaactaaaatatcaactgttgcaaagctgtgtcatcaacactcacaagtacaaaactacttttttaaagtcaaaatttcttacttcaagcatgaaaaaaaaaatcatgacgccGAGCgcatattatgtcaagataattgcACTAGCATATAcgtcatttaagaatatttttcaacatattgagcaaaaaggtctctttttttaacaagaaaagtgcacttattagtgagaatatacttattttaagctatttttggttcattgaagttagccaattttacttgttttggaaagtcttgaccagccgaattttcttgttctattggcagatagttTTGCTTAGTTTACATAAAATACCCTTCGTTTTtgcatttattaatttttttcttatcttaaataagggtgatatttgcttattttctgtctgataagatcattcttctcactaagcagattttatgttaaagtcttttacttgttttaagggttttggtcctaaattatgtcagtaagatattgcagcttgttgctgagatttgatgacctatattgagtaaaacatgattggaactagaatatcaactgatgcaaagctgtgtcatcaacactcacaagtataaaactacttttttaaagtcagaatatcttacttcaagcatgaaaaaaaaatcataatgccgagcgcatattatgtcaagataattgcACTAgcgtttacttcatttaagaatatttttcaaaatattgagcaaaggggtctgggttttttttctaacaagaaaagtgcacttgttatcagtgagaatatacttcttttaagctatttttggttcattgaggttagccaatttgacttgttttggaaagtcttgaccagacgaattttcttgttctattggcagataattctgcttagtttaaataaaatacccttcgtttttgcatttatttatttttttcttatcttaaataagggtgatatttgcttattttctgtctgataagataactcttctcactaagcagattttatgttacagtcttttacttgttttaagggttttggtccttaaTGAtcacagtaagatattacagcttgttgctgagatttgatggcctatattgagtaaaacatgcttggaactagaatatcaactgttgcaaagctgtgtcaaagTGTGTCATCAACTCAtatccctcatttttgtatttttttttcttgtttttgaacactgactttttgcagtgtgaggTCATGTAAATTTATATTTGGGCTGTTCTTCTCTTCCTCAGACTTCAAGGAGGCCTTCGGTCTCTTCGACAGGATCGGTGACAGCCAGGTGGCCTACAACCAGGTGGCCGACATCATGCGCGCCCTGGGCCAGAACCCCACCAACAAAGATGTGGTCAAGATCCTGGGCAACCCATCAGCCGAAGGTAAGAACTGGACCGCGGCGCTCACCAGGCGACGTGTTACTgcactggttctcaaatgggggtacttgaaggtatgccaaggggttcgtgagattttaaaaaatattctaaaaatagcaacaattcaaaaatcctttatatatatatttattaaataatacttcgacaaaatatgaatgtaagttcataaactgtgagtaTTCTTTTCAGATGTCTCTCACTTATGTCAAAGCCATGTCTACGTGCAAGAACGGATTGGATGTCTTTATATGTTAGGCCAatactaaaatagaaatcaataaacttctcccacagatgatgggtaggctcctccatcgctgtgtctgttttacttccggttcactgacatagggaAAAAAACTTTTGTGCAAAaaatttttttcccctccatgtccctttagggcaggggtcgggaacctttttggctgagagagccgtgaaagtcaattatttaaaaatgtattttcgtaagagccatataatatttttataacactgaacacaactaaacgcgtgcatttttaagtaagaccaacatttctagagtataataggtctcttattctttgtaataacattgttattctgaagctaactgtggtgggggtgtggcctgtgggcctgcagcaaacttgggtgtcccaggaccggtctcaaaatcagcgacaggtgcgtagacggcccacccgggccttgttatctaatcacctgtcgctctgttataagcagcagccaggaggagagacggggtggaggctggagctagagcgcgagcgagagagaaaaataaaattgctggaaagcaactgaaggacttattgaaaaataaaacaataatggaaccctgaaaagggctctcatgtcggtgcttggtggtctgaagaatccccaggagggcaagccccactctaaccaataataaataaattactaacttaccattaacgcagggggcgctggcgcctatctcagctacaatcgggcggaaggcgaaagggaataagcggtagaaatggatggatggaacattaacgcaacttcttgaacataaaaaaacatgagaatgttttatattttgaacgttatttttaacactgtgattacaagtggaattattcattacttattgtgttaaggaatgtcagctcagatttatccgagagccagatgcagtcatcaaaagagccacatctggctctagagccataggttccctacccctgctttaggggctccgtacaagaaaaagcaaataaaaccaaacaaaaacaaaacaatcccCCCCAGCCCCActcccacacacattcacacatccattgAGAAAAGCTTACATgaactagaccagtggttctcaaatgggggtacgcgtacccctgggggtacttgaaggtatgccaaggggtacgtgagattttttcaaaaatattcgaaaaatagcaacaattcaaaaatcctttataaatatttttattgaataatacttcaacaaaataaactgtgaaaagaaatgcaataatgcaatattcagtgttgacagctagattttttgtggacatgttccataaattctgatgttaaagatttcctttttttttttgtgaagaaatgtttaaaaaagttcctgaatccagatggatctctattacaatccccaaagagggctctttaagttaatgattacttctatgtgtagaaatctttatttataattgaatcacttgtttatttttcaacaagtttttagttatttttgtatctttttttttccaaatagttcaagaaagaccaccacaaatgagcaatattttgcactgttatacaatttaataaatcagaaactaatgaaatagtgctgtattttacttctttatctctttttttcaaccaaaaatgctttggtctTATTAGGGGATACTGTATTTTttcgtagtataagtcgcacctgccgaaaatgcataataaagaaggaaaaaaacatatcaatcaatcaatcaatcagtgtttgtttatatagccctaaatcacatctacgacatcctcggaagaacccacaaaagggcaaggaaaactcacatccagtgggaggccagtgacaatgctgactatgagaaaccttggagaggacctcagaagtgggcaacacccccccccccccatatgtataagtcgcactggagtatttttgggggaaatatatgtgataaaacccaacaccaagaatagacatttgaaaagcaatttaaaataaataaagaatagtgaacaacaggctgaataagtgtacgttctatcagtggtccccaaccaccgggccgcagaagatttttttatttatttttttaaattaaatcaacataaaaacacaatatacacgtacaattagtgcaccaaccacaaaaacctccctttttcatgacaaagacgtcaatttttcattgattgatacttttattagtagattgcacagttcagtacatattccgtacaattgaccactaaatgggaacacccgaataagtttttcaacttgtttaagtcggggtccacgttaatcaattcatggcaaataaaaaataaaaaaaagaacccccgggccacgggacaaattattaagcgttgaccggtccgcggatacaaaaagtttggggaccactacgttatatgactcataaataaccaactgagaaggtgcctgatatgttaacataacatgttatggtaagagtcattcaaataactataacatatagaacctgctatacgtttaccaaacaatctgtcactcctaattgctaaatccgatgaaatcttatacgtctagtctcttatgtgaatgagctaaataatattgatattttacggtaatgtgttaataatttcacacacaagtcgctcccgagtataagtcacacccccggccaaacaatgaaaagaactgcgatttatagtccgaaaaatacggtacttgaattaaaaaaatgtccacatcactgaaaaaaagtcgAGAACCACTGTGGTACTGTACTCATGCCCCTCCGTTTtcttcctgtgacgtcatccacagACATGGCCAACAAGAGGATCAATTTCGACACCTTCCTGCCCATGCTGAAGCAGGTGGACGCTCTGCCCAAGGGTACGTATGACGACTACGTTGAGGGTCTGCGCGTCTTTGACAAGGAGGGCAACGGCACCGTCATGGGCGCTGAGCTGCGCATCGTGCTGTCCACCCTGGGTGAGTCTCTCCTCCAATGAGCACGCAGATGTCAAGCGTCGTGTTGTGTGACCTGGGGCGGTTTCCCGGTCCACAGGAGAGAAGATGACCGAGCCCGAGATCGAAGCCCTCATGGCCGGCCAGGAGGACGAGAACGGCAGTGTGCACTACGAAGGTACGTTTCCCGGCATCCCTTCTCGTTATCGAGCCAATAAATAGCGGTGATGTTCGCCTCCCCGGTTTGTTTGCAGCGTTCGTCAAGCACATCATGTCCGTTTAAGCGGCCCGCAGAAGGAGAGCGTGTTCAGGACATCGGACATTCGAAGACCAAGAAGAAAAGACAAGGACTTTGTACACGGGATGTTGAAGCGAATCCaacgttttgtttattttgtttacctCTCCGTTTCAACCGTCCTCTTATCGGGACTGGCCCTCTCCGTTGTAGAACCCATCACTGTGTCTCCACTCGCCGCATGAGGTGAGGACACGGGGGAGCAGGGGTGACCACTCATCAAGTGAGGGCCCATCCCTCCCTTCCCACCGCCACCTCATTCAGTCGCGCCATCACTGGCCCAGCAACGCCAAAGGTCCTGGAGAGCGGCAGCGGACTGACCGCCAAAAAGTCTCCCCATTGCCCAGGAAACTATAATTTATTTTCACTCTGTTCCTTTCAGAATAAACCTAATCCAGAGGACATCCCATCTCAGTTGGTTCTTGATCTTTCATTCACACTGTCAGCGACAAATACAAAAAACCCTAAGCAGCGAAgtgggcatgttgtgtaatttgtaaataaaaacaaaatataatgatttgcaaatccttttgaacttaaATCCaactaaatagactgcaaagacaaaataccgtatttccttgaattgccgccggggcgctcattcatttaaaacctcttctcacggggcagtatagctcggttggtagagcggccgtctcagcaacctgagggttgcaggttcgattcccgcttccgccatcctagtcacttccgttttgtccttgagcaagacactttacccacctgctcccagtgccacccacactggtttaaaaatgtaacttaaatattgggtttcactatgtaaatgctttaagtcactagacaaaagcgctatataaatataattcacttcactccggcacttaccaaaggcatgcagtaaaaatttgagtgtgatgtaagcttggaccttaaatcccactgtatagctcttaatcttcttccctttatgcgatttcaaattaccggtattgaaatcagcctccttcattttgaaaatgatgacaggggaagtgtcacgagtttgaccaggcggtaattctaagcatgagctaattattttgggaagcgagttcaaggcaggcgcatactatatgccctgcggcaattcaaggaaatacggtatttagtgTTCGAACTGACAAacttggttttttttgcaaatgttcatTAACTCAGAATGAAATGGCAccaacatgttgcaaaaaagttggcacagggtgcatttttaccactgtgttacatggcctttccttttaacaacactcagtaaacgtttaggaactgaggagaccaattttttaagcttttcaggcggaattctttcccattcttgcttgatgtacagcttaagttgttcaacagtccggggtctctattGTCGTACTTTaagcttcatattgtgccacacattctcaataggagacatgtctggactgcaggcgggccaggaaagtacccacactcttttactatgaagccacgctgttgtaacacgtggcttggcattgtcttgctgaaataagcaggggcgtccatgataacgtcgcaTGGATGGCAACacgtgttgctccaaaacctgaatgtacctttcagcattaatgtaattcgcccatgccttgggcactaatacaccgccataccatcacagaagctggcttttgaacgttgtgcttttaacaatccggatagttattttcctctttggtccagaggacacaacgtctacagtttccaaaaacaatttgaaatgcggactcatcAGACaaccgaacacttttccactttgcatcagttcatcttagatgagctcgggcccagcgaaatggcggcgtttctgggtgttgttgataaatggctttcgctttgcatagtagagctttaacttgcacttacttatgtagtgaccaactgtagttaaagacagtcgttttctgaagtgttcctcagctcatgtggtgatatcctttacacacggatgtcggggttttaatgcagtaccgcctgaggcatcgaaggtcacgggcattcaatgttggttttcagccttgttacttacgtgcagcgatttctccagattctctgaactttttgatgagattatggactgtagatggtgaaatccctaaattccttgcaatagcttgttgagaaattttCTTAAACCGtgagacaatttgctcacgcatttgttcacaaagtggtgaccctcgccccatccttgtttgtgaatgactgagcatttcatggaagctgcttttatacccaaccatggcacccacctg
Above is a genomic segment from Nerophis ophidion isolate RoL-2023_Sa linkage group LG27, RoL_Noph_v1.0, whole genome shotgun sequence containing:
- the mylz3 gene encoding myosin, light polypeptide 3, skeletal muscle; translation: MTEFTADQIEDFKEAFGLFDRIGDSQVAYNQVADIMRALGQNPTNKDVVKILGNPSAEDMANKRINFDTFLPMLKQVDALPKGTYDDYVEGLRVFDKEGNGTVMGAELRIVLSTLGEKMTEPEIEALMAGQEDENGSVHYEAFVKHIMSV